A stretch of Myxococcus hansupus DNA encodes these proteins:
- a CDS encoding acylase, whose translation MHSKISSPLRRGVFQKTRNNRWQLTLAASLSLVLTTACGDDDDSGVVPEPTTPAYEVTIRRTAHGVPHITGKDMGSVAYGNGYAFAQDHVCILSDQILKVRGERARFMGMGPGSTYAGSDYAYRALGLHERATTQLSRQSANLQAMLKGYAAGFNRYIEETPKAQLPAPCTNAAWVRPITDVDLLAYAYSVALTGSSYQLVLAIAAATPPNVTASGVPDRDYVKVQRPDLSQVGSNGWAIGRERSATGHGMVVANPHFPWEGELKLWESHLTVPGQLDVYGVGLLGVPAVLIGFNKDIAWTHTFSSGQRMTLYGLQLVPGKPTSYMYDGEEREMTWKDITILVRLDNGTLVNVPRRIYFSHYGPIISIPGMAEWTQQTVLTYRDANLENNSLLAQFLGMNQATSMADFKSVYEREQGIPWVNTMAADREGNTWYTDATPTANLSPVALATWNAARQGLDPATTLIWQQMGLVLLDGSNSQNEWQDEAGARSPGLVPFSKVPKLDRTDFVFNANDSYWLANPAAPLTGFSPLHGLEGVPQSPRTRLNAVMLTEVREGGASGADGLFTRQELETAILNNRGMMAELLLDGVIERCTGQTTVPYQNGTVDISQACALLAEWDRRFDVDSVGAIVWREFTGAYTMPQLSGGPTLYATDFDVTHPITTPHTLAPAPAEGADPVLTNLARAVSTLTAAGLALDLPLGEAQYTTRVRGERIPIHGGGNYDGAANIVNFGNLKSTTPNADYNSLTRGAVINSRTALSQGGYVINSGSSFIMAMEFTPSGVQASALLTYSESSNPASPYYADQTRLFSQKQWRPILFTPEEIAAAPAEQISLTGN comes from the coding sequence ATGCACTCGAAAATCTCCTCGCCCCTTCGGCGCGGTGTGTTCCAAAAAACTCGGAACAACCGCTGGCAGCTCACCCTCGCCGCAAGCCTGAGCCTGGTGCTCACCACTGCGTGCGGCGACGACGACGATTCCGGCGTCGTGCCCGAACCCACCACCCCCGCGTACGAAGTCACCATCCGCCGCACCGCCCACGGCGTGCCGCACATCACCGGCAAGGACATGGGCAGCGTGGCCTACGGCAACGGCTACGCCTTCGCCCAGGACCACGTCTGCATCCTGTCGGATCAGATCCTGAAGGTGCGCGGTGAGCGCGCGCGCTTCATGGGCATGGGCCCCGGCAGCACCTATGCGGGCAGCGACTACGCGTACCGCGCGCTGGGACTCCACGAGCGCGCCACGACGCAGCTCTCCCGGCAGTCCGCGAACCTCCAGGCCATGCTCAAGGGCTACGCCGCGGGCTTCAACCGCTATATCGAGGAGACGCCGAAGGCGCAGCTCCCCGCGCCCTGCACCAACGCCGCGTGGGTACGCCCCATCACCGACGTGGACCTGCTCGCCTACGCATACAGCGTGGCGCTCACGGGCAGCAGCTACCAGCTCGTCCTCGCCATCGCCGCGGCGACGCCGCCCAACGTGACGGCCTCCGGCGTGCCGGACCGGGACTACGTCAAGGTCCAGCGGCCCGACCTCAGCCAGGTGGGCAGCAACGGCTGGGCCATTGGCCGCGAGCGCTCCGCCACCGGCCACGGCATGGTGGTGGCCAACCCGCACTTCCCCTGGGAGGGCGAGCTCAAGCTGTGGGAGAGCCACCTCACCGTCCCCGGCCAGCTCGACGTGTACGGCGTGGGCCTGCTGGGCGTGCCCGCGGTGCTCATCGGCTTCAACAAGGACATCGCCTGGACGCACACCTTCTCGTCCGGCCAGCGCATGACGCTGTACGGACTCCAACTGGTGCCGGGCAAGCCGACCTCATACATGTATGACGGCGAAGAGCGGGAGATGACCTGGAAGGACATCACCATCCTGGTGCGCCTGGACAACGGCACGCTCGTCAACGTCCCCCGCCGCATCTACTTCAGCCACTACGGCCCCATCATCTCCATCCCCGGCATGGCCGAGTGGACCCAGCAGACGGTGCTCACCTACCGCGACGCCAACCTGGAGAACAACTCACTGCTGGCGCAGTTCCTGGGCATGAACCAGGCGACCAGCATGGCGGACTTCAAGAGCGTCTACGAGCGCGAGCAGGGCATCCCCTGGGTCAACACCATGGCGGCGGACCGCGAGGGCAACACCTGGTACACGGACGCCACGCCCACGGCCAACCTGTCGCCGGTGGCGCTGGCGACGTGGAACGCGGCCCGTCAGGGGCTCGACCCGGCCACCACCCTCATCTGGCAGCAGATGGGCCTGGTGCTGCTCGACGGCAGCAACTCGCAGAACGAGTGGCAGGACGAAGCGGGCGCGCGCAGCCCGGGCCTGGTGCCCTTCAGCAAGGTGCCCAAGCTGGACCGCACCGACTTCGTGTTCAACGCCAATGACAGCTACTGGCTGGCCAACCCCGCCGCGCCGCTCACGGGCTTCTCGCCCCTGCACGGCCTGGAGGGCGTGCCCCAGTCGCCGCGCACGCGCCTCAACGCGGTGATGCTCACCGAGGTCCGCGAGGGCGGCGCGTCCGGCGCGGACGGCCTGTTCACCCGGCAGGAGCTGGAGACGGCCATCCTCAACAACCGGGGCATGATGGCGGAGCTGCTCCTCGACGGCGTCATCGAGCGCTGCACGGGCCAGACGACGGTGCCCTACCAGAACGGCACCGTGGACATCAGCCAGGCCTGCGCGCTGCTCGCCGAGTGGGACCGCCGCTTCGACGTGGACAGCGTGGGCGCCATCGTCTGGCGCGAGTTCACCGGCGCGTACACCATGCCGCAGTTGTCGGGCGGCCCGACGCTGTACGCCACGGACTTCGACGTGACCCACCCCATCACCACGCCGCACACGCTGGCCCCCGCGCCGGCCGAGGGCGCCGACCCGGTCCTCACCAACCTGGCCCGCGCCGTGAGCACGCTGACGGCGGCCGGCCTGGCGCTGGACCTGCCCCTGGGCGAGGCGCAGTACACCACCCGCGTGCGCGGCGAGCGCATCCCCATCCACGGCGGCGGCAACTATGACGGCGCGGCGAACATCGTGAACTTCGGCAACCTGAAGTCCACCACGCCGAACGCGGACTACAACAGCCTCACGCGCGGCGCCGTCATCAACTCGCGCACCGCGCTGAGCCAGGGCGGCTACGTCATCAACAGCGGCAGCAGCTTCATCATGGCCATGGAGTTCACGCCGAGCGGCGTGCAGGCCAGCGCCCTGCTGACGTACAGCGAGTCCAGCAACCCGGCGTCGCCGTACTACGCGGACCAGACGCGGCTGTTCTCCCAGAAGCAGTGGCGGCCCATCCTCTTCACCCCCGAAGAGATTGCCGCCGCGCCGGCCGAGCAGATTTCGCTCACCGGCAACTGA
- a CDS encoding ThiF family adenylyltransferase → MVEQRFQRNLGVVDEVTLDKLAQTHVLVAGVGGAGGQCAVDLARLGFGGVTLADFDVYERHNMNRQVGCFESTLGRAKVEVVGRMCLDIHPSLRLRQVSEGITAENVEAVLDGGRGLPPVDYVVEVIDIAGAREKEVLHRACRQRGVPVMTGLMLGFGAALHVFQPDAPLYETLYMLPDGRIDLPAIIPHLGSYMLREYMDACYQGRGHAPTCVVGATSAAGMMVTELVRAVMHGPRAMVSWPEYLYVDFFDHCLVRGRAAPASQPAAPQVAGGPPPR, encoded by the coding sequence ATGGTCGAGCAGCGATTCCAGCGCAATCTGGGCGTGGTGGATGAGGTGACGCTGGACAAGCTCGCACAGACGCATGTGTTGGTCGCGGGCGTGGGCGGCGCGGGAGGCCAGTGCGCGGTGGACCTGGCGCGGCTGGGTTTTGGCGGCGTGACGTTGGCGGATTTCGACGTCTATGAGCGCCACAACATGAACCGTCAGGTGGGCTGTTTCGAAAGCACGTTGGGCCGCGCCAAGGTGGAGGTGGTGGGGCGCATGTGTCTGGACATCCACCCGTCGCTGCGGCTGCGTCAGGTGTCCGAGGGCATCACCGCGGAGAATGTCGAAGCGGTGCTCGACGGTGGGCGCGGATTGCCACCGGTGGACTACGTGGTGGAGGTCATCGACATCGCGGGGGCGCGGGAGAAGGAGGTGCTCCACCGCGCGTGCCGCCAGCGCGGCGTCCCGGTGATGACGGGGCTGATGCTGGGCTTCGGCGCGGCGTTGCACGTCTTCCAGCCGGACGCGCCGCTGTATGAAACGCTCTACATGCTGCCGGACGGCCGCATTGACTTGCCGGCCATCATCCCGCACCTGGGCAGCTACATGCTCCGCGAGTACATGGACGCGTGCTACCAGGGCCGGGGCCACGCGCCCACCTGCGTCGTGGGCGCCACCAGCGCCGCGGGGATGATGGTGACGGAGCTGGTGCGCGCGGTGATGCACGGGCCCCGGGCGATGGTGTCGTGGCCGGAGTACCTCTACGTGGACTTCTTCGACCACTGCCTCGTCCGGGGCCGCGCCGCGCCGGCGTCCCAGCCGGCCGCGCCGCAGGTGGCCGGAGGACCGCCTCCGCGTTGA